TCGACGAAGGTATGTAatattcactgtttgtgctatagtcttcttgttgctccgccttaTACTTCATCAtcggtgactaacttgagcatcgaagggctAACATCGGGTAACCCTTTCCTGACTCGATACTGACATAGTTTGTATTCCAAATCCGAATGGAATTTACAAACGATTAATAAGAGTGTCACAATCTCAATATTTTATTTCATCAATTTTCTAACAGGATCATTTATATTGTTTTGGAGCTTGATGATGTTTTTAGCGCACCAAATCATACTAATAAACTATGGAATGTAAGGCAACCAGTAACTATCTTGTATTTAgactaataataaaaaacaatATAAAGAAACTGTTTATTGGTTCCATTTAGTTGGGTAGGATTGGTTTATATTATAAAAATACAAACGGCTGGATTTAATTCTAGTAGTTTCTAtaagtttcaattaaaaataataactttACTTAGTAAAGAAATTGAAATACAAATTGATAAATTGCAAATCTTAATTTATCTTACCGTCGTTAGCAACCAATTAGCATCAGTGGATGAAGCGGGTTATCGGATCCCTGGCCACCCTCGTTTGCGGATCCATTGCCACCGCGAGGCGCGAGCCATCCAGTTTTGACCAAATCGCTTGCTAACTTGCCCAGAATCTCAGTCAACGGTAACGATTCGTCTCCCCCTTGCGGCCGCTGCCGTGTGGTTTCGACTATCAAAAGGCGATCTTGCTTCGTCTCTTTTTCCTGATCCTtccatttttttctatttaaatCCCGTTTCGTGCCCCTTCCAGCAGGCCGCCGAACGAGGTTTTCTGCTTCCCTCTCTTGCAACCCTTCGCCCTTGGGTCAATCGCCTGCACCACCACCACCGCGTCGCCACCGGATCTTCGATCAGATTAAACGGCCGGGTGGTCCCTGGGACGAGGTGTGTGTTTTTTTGGGGGTTCGGTGtggatttttttcttcttctgaaaATTATGGAGCTTTCTAGGTCATTGATTTAGGATTTGATGTCAATTTGATGTAATTAGAGCGTGTTGTAGGGGTTGTGCAACTGAAATTGTTGAATTTGGTCGGACATCGTGACCGCTCGGAATGACTTCTCTTGGTTCTGCTTCGCCTGTCGTTGGCATCCGTCTTCCTCAGTAAGATCTCGTGTTCTCTTGCGATTCGTCACTTCATATATTTTCGGTCGAATTTGTTTTACTTAATCCAAATCTTTCGTGAATTAGTTAGGAGCCGCGTTGGTACGGAAATTTCTTGATGTTCGTATGGAAAATCTTGGAATAATGTGATTTCAGCAAGCCTCTAATGTTCCATTACTGATTATCAATGTTTATGTTTGTACAAGCTGGAGCTTTGCCCCCATCTCTTTCAGTTTCTGTCTGCTGCAATATTAAAGCCACTTGCTCCTTATTGTAACAAACCAATTAGGATGAATCAGCAGACCTATATGTAGGTTGAAGTTTGTAGGTATTAAATGTGGAAAGGCTGTTAGGGCATTATACAAGAAAAGTAGGATCGGTTCTTATGGAATGCTTGCATCTATTTAAATTTACATACCAGAATTTGCAAAGGAAAACAGTGTAAATTAGCCCTATAGTAGTTTACTATCTGATGCTTTATTTTTGTTGTAATGATTGCAGGAAGAACTGTGTTTTGCGGGTGTGTTTCAAACCACATGAAGGTTCATACTACAGTGCATTTGAAGTAAAACACAAGAGAATAAATCTCACATCGAATGGTTTCAGAAAAGCAACATGCGCTGCTTCAAAAGCAGATAGTGGGTTTGCTAGTCTACCAATTTCTCCTGAGGATGACGTGCTAATACAACAAAGCACCATTATTGAACAAGATgattcaacttctaattccaagTATCCATCAGATTCATCAGCCCTTGCCGAAGGCATTTCTGATATTGCTGTGATTCCTGAGAATTTTTCTATAAATAATGATGAGCCTGATTTAGATTCTCCTACTGAAGGATTCTCTTCTATCTCTGAAGCAATTGAGGACATTCGTCAAGGGAAGGTTTGTCTTGATCagattatttcttttttttttttattatcttcatTCTAGCTACTCTTGTTCCTTAAATTTCACGCTCAACAATAAGCATTGATCTACATTTGCAGTTTGTGATTGTTGTTGATGACGAAGATAGAGAAAATGAAGGAGATCTTATAATGGCAGCTTCTTTGGTGACGCCGGCGTCAATGGCATTCATAGTCAAACATGGAACTGGAATTGTGTGTGTAAGCATGAAAGAAGAAGATCTTGAAAGATTGGATCTTCCTCTAATGGTATCAAAtaaagaaaatgaagaaaagTTGCGGACAGCATTCACAGTCTCAGTGGTATGTATATGTTTATTTTCATCCTATTGTGCTTCCTATCAAGTAATTGGTTATCCCTATGAATTGTCATTTTAAGCATATGAAATAGATAGATAATTCTTTTAGCTTGCCATGATATCCAATTCTAGTTTTTTATAAAACAATATATGGTGGCCGTGGTTTTTGGTGTTTGTTGATTTAGTTCCTAATATTAGGAATTGGTTCCTTAGCATCCTCACGATACAAGTGAAAAACAAGTGAGTGTCTAATACAAGGAGTTGGTCCCTTGGCATCCTCACTATGCAGTTTAGTAGTTTTCTTTTGAATATTTCTCTTCAATTACTCATTCTAGTTTTTGTTTGACATCATGAGATAATCTAGTCCCTTTGATGCCTGAActgttctcttctctccctccatctaattttaaaatgaatattttcgGCAATTTTGTCTACAATTCAGAAGATAGTTTGGATATATTACCTTGAGTTTTAACTTTTTAATTGTGAAAGCGGTGATTCATTTACTCATACATATACAAATATACTTATGTGTCCTATTTACGATAAATTTCTAGTTTAGTTTTCAAATTTGCATTAGTGTTTGccaaaatagaaattttaaacaTGCTAGCATCTGCCTTGAACTTattatttacttattttttaCTCAAGCTATAAGTTCCGACTCGTATGAATGCTATGGGTGATTACAACTTTTATTAAACTCGTTATTCTCAGGATGCTAAAGAAGGTACGACCACTGGTGTCTCTGCTACAGATAGGGCAAAGACAGTTACGATGCTTGCATCACTCGATTCAAAGCCTGAGGACTTCAACCGTCCTGGCCATATCTTTCCACTGAAATACAAGGAGGGTGGTGTATTAAAAAGAGCTGGACATACAGAAGCATCAGTTGATCTGGCTATGCTGGCTGGATTTTCCCCTGTTGGAGTTTTATGTGAGATTGTTAATGAGGATGATGGTTCCATGGCTCGGCTGCCTAAGCTACGTGAATTtgctgaaaaagaaaaattaaagataatttcGATTGCTGATTTGATAAGGTATGCTATTGCTTCATCTTCTGGAACATAATGATATCAAAGCTAACatattaaattttagattttcagGTCAATGTTAGGTGATGAACTTATGTTGATAGAGTAATGGCCTCCATGCTTCTTTAAGAAGTATGATGGCCTGATGTGTTTGGTACCACCACACTGCCATGCCTCCTTTTGACTGTCTTGCTGTGCGCTAATCTCTACTCATTAACATGGAAGTGTACAACCTCGCCTGCTTTTGAAATTGCATTAACTTTAATAGTCCTTAAATTCCCAATATTAGAAAAGATATGGAGTTTTAGGATTCTCTGACACGTACTGGTATGAGCTGTTTGCATAAGGAGCATGCCTTGGGGAAGTTTTCTAGAACATATTATAATGCATTCAATGCTCCTTGATGGGCAAATGATGCTCAATTCTAACCTTATATCAGACTCCCATTAGACTACCCTTATTTTTCTAAACTAAAAGAttgtgcaaaaaaaaaatatagaaaagatTATCTATGGGAAGGTTACAAAATAAGGAAACATGGAATAAGGTCACAAATTAAGGAAACAAGTAATATGAGATAACAAGCCACGAGCTGAATCACATTATTTGTGTGGGACACTGATCTCATCCTAACATTGGACTCTTCTAAGATCATATCTCTCCAAATATGAGCTATTTGCATGTTTAACACCTATTGGAGAATTTTTCTATCATATATTATAATGCATTTGATGCTCCCTTGATGGGCAAAATGGTGTGTTCAATTCTGACCTCATACTATACTCCCATTATACTACCCTCATTTTTTCTAAACTAA
This genomic stretch from Zingiber officinale cultivar Zhangliang chromosome 7A, Zo_v1.1, whole genome shotgun sequence harbors:
- the LOC122000853 gene encoding probable bifunctional riboflavin biosynthesis protein RIBA 2, chloroplastic gives rise to the protein MTSLGSASPVVGIRLPQKNCVLRVCFKPHEGSYYSAFEVKHKRINLTSNGFRKATCAASKADSGFASLPISPEDDVLIQQSTIIEQDDSTSNSKYPSDSSALAEGISDIAVIPENFSINNDEPDLDSPTEGFSSISEAIEDIRQGKFVIVVDDEDRENEGDLIMAASLVTPASMAFIVKHGTGIVCVSMKEEDLERLDLPLMVSNKENEEKLRTAFTVSVDAKEGTTTGVSATDRAKTVTMLASLDSKPEDFNRPGHIFPLKYKEGGVLKRAGHTEASVDLAMLAGFSPVGVLCEIVNEDDGSMARLPKLREFAEKEKLKIISIADLIRYRRKRDKLVERASVARLPLKWGSVQAYCYRSVIDGMEHIAMVKGDIGDGQDILVRVHSECLTGDIFGSARCDCGNQLATAMEMIEKAGRGVLVYLRGHEGRGIGLGHKLRAYNLQDAGRDTVEANEELGLPVDSREYGIGAQILGDLGVRSMKLMTNNPAKYGGLKGYGLSITGRVPLITPITTENRRYLETKRAKMGHVYGYNGGLTGSNGTNNQHQA